The following proteins are encoded in a genomic region of Shinella zoogloeoides:
- the lptB gene encoding LPS export ABC transporter ATP-binding protein produces MLTRLTRHPKKGAQEPHRSTDLSRYEGTLIARGLTKTYRDRRVVNGVSLVVRRGEAVGLLGPNGAGKTTCFYMITGLVPVDEGSIEINGHDVTTMPMYRRARLGVGYLPQEASIFRGLTVEENIRAVLEVHDKDKARREEKLDSLLAEFSISHLRKSPAIALSGGERRRLEIARALATDPTFMLLDEPFAGVDPISVADIQALVRHLTSRGIGVLITDHNVRETLGLIDRAYIIHAGEVLTHGRANDIVSNADVRRLYLGDNFSL; encoded by the coding sequence CTGCTCACCCGCCTGACGCGCCACCCGAAGAAGGGTGCGCAGGAACCCCACCGCAGCACCGACCTGTCGCGCTACGAGGGAACCCTCATTGCGCGAGGGCTGACGAAGACCTATCGCGACCGGCGCGTCGTCAACGGCGTGTCGCTCGTCGTCCGGCGCGGCGAGGCCGTGGGCCTGCTCGGCCCGAACGGCGCCGGCAAGACGACCTGTTTCTACATGATCACCGGTCTCGTGCCCGTCGACGAGGGCTCGATCGAGATCAACGGCCACGACGTCACCACCATGCCGATGTACCGCCGGGCACGCCTCGGCGTCGGCTATCTGCCGCAGGAAGCCTCGATCTTCCGCGGTCTCACGGTGGAGGAGAACATCCGCGCCGTGCTGGAAGTGCACGACAAGGACAAGGCGCGGCGGGAGGAAAAACTCGACAGCCTGCTCGCCGAATTCTCGATCTCGCATCTTCGCAAGTCGCCCGCCATCGCGCTTTCCGGCGGCGAGCGCCGGCGCCTCGAGATCGCCCGCGCACTTGCCACCGACCCGACCTTCATGCTGCTCGACGAACCCTTCGCGGGCGTCGACCCGATCTCGGTCGCCGACATCCAGGCGCTGGTGCGTCATCTCACCTCGCGCGGCATCGGCGTCCTGATCACCGACCATAACGTGCGCGAGACGCTCGGCCTCATCGACCGCGCCTATATCATCCATGCCGGCGAGGTGCTGACCCACGGCCGGGCGAACGACATCGTCAGCAATGCCGACGTGCGCCGCCTCTATCTCGGCGACAATTTCAGCCTCTGA
- the rpoN gene encoding RNA polymerase factor sigma-54: MALAASLFLRQNQSLVMTPQLMQSIQLLQMTHGELTQFIEQEVEKNPLLEIAANDDGGRDERFTAEAEPSPTERGGDGGQADLYETATSGTAGSAPETLDGGLDNVFPDDAGPRAADAPELIGQWKSMPGGGGDGEGYDLDDFVASRKTLRDVLNEQIPFALADPVDRLIAQHLVDQLDEAGYLQGSTAETAAKLGKPAAEIERVLARLQELDPPGVFARSLSECLAIQLRARDRLDPAMAALVGNLELLARRDFATLKKLCGVGEEDLLDMLAEIRKLDPKPGTRYETGASEAVVPDIVVRAAPDGSWHVELNADTLPRVLVNRDYYTAVSSRTSRDSADYGFLNECLQTANWLTRSLDQRARTILKVASEIVRQQDAFLVNGVDHLRPLNLKTIAEAIRMHESTVSRVTSNKYMLTPRGLFELKYFFTVSIGSAEGGDSHSAESVRHRIRSMIAQEAPEAVLSDDDIVDVLRKGGVELARRTVAKYREAMNIPSSVQRRREKRALAKASAT, translated from the coding sequence ATGGCCCTCGCCGCCAGCCTTTTCCTGCGCCAGAACCAGTCGCTGGTCATGACGCCGCAGCTCATGCAGTCGATCCAGCTGCTGCAGATGACGCATGGCGAGCTGACGCAGTTCATCGAGCAGGAAGTCGAGAAGAACCCGCTCCTCGAAATCGCCGCGAACGACGACGGTGGGCGCGACGAGCGCTTTACCGCCGAGGCCGAGCCATCCCCCACCGAGCGCGGCGGGGATGGCGGCCAGGCGGACCTTTACGAAACCGCCACCAGCGGCACCGCCGGCAGCGCGCCCGAAACCCTCGACGGCGGGCTCGACAATGTCTTTCCCGACGATGCCGGGCCCCGCGCGGCGGACGCGCCGGAGCTGATCGGCCAGTGGAAGTCCATGCCGGGCGGCGGCGGGGACGGCGAGGGCTACGACCTCGACGACTTCGTGGCGAGCCGCAAGACGCTGCGTGACGTCCTGAACGAGCAGATCCCCTTCGCCCTTGCCGACCCCGTCGACCGGCTGATCGCCCAGCATCTCGTCGACCAGCTCGACGAGGCCGGCTATCTCCAGGGCAGCACGGCGGAGACCGCCGCAAAGCTCGGCAAGCCCGCCGCCGAGATCGAGCGCGTGCTCGCCCGCCTGCAGGAGCTCGATCCGCCCGGCGTCTTCGCCCGCTCGCTCAGCGAATGCCTTGCGATCCAGCTGAGGGCCCGGGACCGGCTCGACCCGGCCATGGCGGCGCTCGTCGGCAATCTCGAACTGCTCGCCCGGCGCGACTTCGCGACGCTGAAGAAACTCTGCGGCGTCGGCGAGGAGGACCTTCTCGACATGCTGGCGGAAATCCGCAAGCTCGACCCGAAGCCCGGCACGCGCTACGAGACGGGCGCTTCCGAGGCCGTGGTGCCGGATATCGTCGTGCGCGCCGCGCCCGACGGAAGCTGGCATGTCGAGCTCAATGCCGACACCCTGCCCCGCGTGCTGGTCAACCGCGACTACTATACCGCCGTTTCCAGCCGCACGAGCCGCGACAGCGCGGATTACGGCTTCCTCAACGAATGCCTCCAGACGGCCAATTGGCTGACGCGCAGCCTCGACCAGCGCGCCCGCACCATCCTGAAGGTGGCGAGCGAGATCGTGCGTCAGCAGGATGCCTTCCTCGTCAACGGGGTCGACCACCTGCGCCCGCTGAACCTGAAAACGATCGCCGAGGCGATCAGGATGCATGAATCGACGGTGAGCCGCGTCACCTCGAACAAGTACATGCTGACGCCGCGCGGCCTGTTCGAGCTGAAATATTTCTTCACCGTCTCGATCGGCTCGGCCGAGGGCGGCGATTCCCATTCGGCCGAGAGCGTGCGCCACCGCATCCGCAGCATGATCGCGCAGGAAGCCCCCGAGGCGGTGCTCTCCGACGACGACATCGTCGATGTCCTGCGCAAGGGCGGCGTGGAACTTGCCCGCCGCACGGTGGCGAAGTACCGCGAGGCGATGAACATCCCCTCCTCCGTGCAGCGCCGGCGCGAAAAACGCGCGCTCGCCAAGGCCTCGGCCACCTGA
- a CDS encoding LptA/OstA family protein, with protein sequence MFATLSAPVRAASLFVLAAGFALAAGHAGAQQTASKMKGVQLSNDQPIQIQSDALEIRDQENKAEFTGNVKVVQGTTTLQAGRMVVHYKSGGKGSVASGNADIEKIDVFDKVYLKSQTQEATADTGTFNLDNETLVLKGKKVVLSEGENVFVGCQLSVTMRTGEAKLDACGGRVMIQLDPKSRQKTN encoded by the coding sequence ATGTTCGCCACTCTCTCCGCCCCTGTCCGGGCCGCCAGCCTTTTCGTTCTTGCCGCGGGCTTCGCACTGGCCGCGGGCCATGCCGGCGCCCAGCAGACGGCGAGCAAGATGAAGGGCGTGCAGCTCTCGAACGACCAGCCGATCCAGATCCAGAGCGACGCGCTGGAAATCCGCGACCAGGAGAACAAGGCCGAATTCACCGGCAATGTGAAGGTCGTGCAGGGCACGACGACGCTGCAGGCCGGCCGCATGGTCGTTCACTACAAGTCGGGCGGCAAGGGCTCGGTCGCCAGCGGCAATGCCGACATCGAGAAGATCGACGTCTTCGACAAGGTCTACCTGAAGTCGCAGACGCAGGAAGCGACCGCCGATACCGGAACGTTCAACCTCGACAACGAGACGCTGGTCCTCAAGGGCAAGAAGGTGGTGCTGTCGGAAGGCGAGAACGTCTTCGTCGGTTGTCAGCTCTCCGTCACCATGCGCACCGGTGAAGCGAAGCTGGATGCCTGCGGCGGCCGCGTCATGATCCAGCTCGACCCTAAATCCCGCCAGAAAACGAACTGA